A segment of the Macrobrachium nipponense isolate FS-2020 chromosome 4, ASM1510439v2, whole genome shotgun sequence genome:
gatgtaaattcagtatttataggaaaccaaccaacaactaaacatattcatttctattcaggccaacatcttaatataaaaatatcaattttttcttctatgtttttacgagcattgcgcattgtcagtccccaatatttggatcaagaagttgaatacataagaaaaatagggaaagatttatgttatccttcacatatattagatatttgttataataaagcccacaaaaagttttatagtgtaagtaacacggagaaagataATTCTAAGAACGTTCTCAGTTtgcttattttaacggatttgaaaccattaaatcattgttaaaagaagCCTTtgaggtcaaccttgttttctcctataataacacactaaaaggaatgttaataaaaaatggccccagagaaagcaacaacataatcatactataatggacataatgtctgtctgtctgtcattcaatcacggccaaacggctggtcagatgggcatgaaacttggcagggttatggtggggacccctaagatggtttgtaatggggtttcatccaacctaaccccctcctttgtagggggtgggggtgagaagggattccctgaaacagaactgtttctggccgtgaaatgaggctggttattcccgtaaacttagttactttacgatttttcatacataatttctatacAACTTCCCTAGAGAAAGccacgaatatttcagctcagacacaatagaagatgaaaattatcatcaatatccgcaagattttttgaaaaacttaaatccatcgggactgccagtgcacaaaataatgttgaagaagtactgcccggtaatgttgcttcagaattttgatcctgccaacggacattgcaacggaacgaggtacaccgttatggagctaaactacCATGTCATCAAAGCCAGTGATaacaacgggccctcacacctgCAAACGTCTGTTCTTCCCCCGGATTCccctgatgccttcggacaaccagtttctgttccagttacggcgcaggcagtttcccatcaacctggccttctcatacactgcaaacaagtcgcagggacAGACTTTGGATCATGTTGGTGTGTTTTTGCCGTCACctatgttcacgcatggccaactgtatgtggcgatgagcagagcaactgactctgccaacttgaaattaagttgtggacaaactgataatattgtgtacaaagaggttctgtagtaggtatgtataaaaatcactCTTATTTTggtattgctgaacaaatagtacatataaatttttcacttctgcacccatattttatcacccatcgcagatgggtaagtttgctagtatatgaaattccatgtatggactgcccctcattttatctaggacagtcgagcaagggcttagaagtaagattaagccagcataaatattctgtaaaaactgggcaaacatctaatgcaatatccattcatttaagtgaaaacaaccgccgaataaattggattggtattcagtaattgcaaggtcaaaagatgtcttatcacgaaatcttttagaatctgccataatacaacttacttcacattgtaattttaatcttaGTCGTGGCctatttcatttagacccttgtatttgtaacatgattaagaatgacctcaaagatataattacagacttaaatacaaattagttgccttagagttatctttgctgtatatgtatgtttaatatctattgtgaatatgtttttgtttaccaaagttctgagtAGCTGTCagcctatataatcctttaattgtcttgtccttgtgtctgagcagattgacttaatgtttttttattttttaaattgtacctatgtttatgcttgtttgggaaggttactcattccccaggtgtgccggattctaggtactaatctccttataatccctatctgtcagttatacaaccttTCTTGTACTATCAATTCCTCATTTAAGTCattttatctgctgagtaaaggacgtttgagtcgAAAGAGCTTGCAGaatctctgttgtttatttttcctttgtggcttatacctttatatatatatatatatatatatatatatatatgatatatatatatatatatatatatatatatatatatatatatatatatatatatattagtatgtatatatatacatatatatatatatatatatatatatatatatatatatatatatatatatatatatatatatatatatatatatataatatatatatatatatacgtatatatatatatatatatatatatatatatatatatatatatatatatatatctatatatgtgatatatatatatatatatatatatatatatatatatatatatatatatatatatatatatatatatatactatatatatatatatatatatatataatatatatatatatatatatatatatatatatatatatatatatatgtatatatattataaactgctTGTACCTGAGTGTACAATGTGGGGATGTGACCTTCTGGCACCCCTAAAATGACCTTCTGAGGTGTGACTGTGAGGACCCCAGAGCGTAAGACaagtagctgggtactgataactTATTACAGGTAAAAACAGGATATAAAGGAGACTGTGGAAGGATGTGTAGTATCCTACCTGAACAGAGAGAAACTGCGTCTGAGCCGGAAGGATTTGTGTTTTCTCGGAGACatgcatttaaagataataagatatacaaataatgaaataatgaaattacatacTTTCTACATCAGTGGAAAGGCCGTGGAACGCTCTATGGAATGGCTAAAGGAACAACATGGTTtgataaagaaatacaataaaaatatataaaaaagtgttgtccttacaaatactcccccacCAAGAAAACGATTATGGAATAATGattggatgaaaaatatcttagAGGCTGGAGGGGACCCTGCGTTTTTGTGACACTTGTTGTAGAGCGTTATTGAACGTAGAGTCCTTCGGCAttgctggctgacaggatgcctcccttGGCGGTTacctggggggttctactgttgACTGAGGGCGACCAAGACTGCGGAGAAAACTGTATTGTGTGTGGTGGCTGCGTGTGACGGGCTATGGGCACCCCCATGTGTGGTGGAGGTGGCACAGGTTGGGCTGAAGAAGTCCCAAGGCATGGCAACGGCATCCAGCAGGTAGCACAGAACCACAGATGGGCCAGGTCGGCAGGTTGAGGTAGCCCACAGGTAGCAGTGTCGGCAGGGagaggaggcccacaggtgcgGCAGCGGTGCCGGTGGGCCAAGGAGAACTATAGGAGATGGCGTCGGAAGGGTGAGGAGGCCCACAGGTATGGCAGCGACGTCAGGCAGGCCAAGCGAGCCCCAGGAGCGACGGCAGCGTCGTGGGGTTTGAGGAGGATCATGGCAGCAACATCAGGGGGGTCTGAGCAGCAATGTGTGGCAGCAATGTTGGGTGGGTAAAACAGGACCCTGGGTGCAGCGGCGGTGTTGGGAAGTTTCCTGGGGACTTGCAGGTGTGGTAATGGCACCGGAGGAAGAACTGAGGAGGCCATGACGTCGGATGGATATTTTTGGACTGCCGCCTGATtttgttggctgaccagcacccagctacccatcCTCAAAAAACTCCTAAACACGTTTGGAAGCCGTACCGTGATGGGTCCGTTAATGGCATCAGTGTCGTCCATGGAATGgagctttcagagacctaaactgtggtgccgtattgagtccgttaaaggttctctgaaggtgagctgCCTTacttagtccgttaaaggctatGCCTAAATCACTGTGTCACCGACTccaggaggtcaccagttgtgaggaccagagaggaagacaggtagctgggtactgataatttattacaggtaAAAACAGGCTATAAAGGAGGCTGCGTACAGATATGTAGTATCCTACCTGAACAGAGAGAAATTGAGTCTGCGCCAGAAGGATTTGTGTTTTCTCGGAACCATATATTCAATGATAATAagatatacaaataatgaaattacataagTTATACATCAGCGGAAAGGCCGTAAAATGCTCTATAGAATAGTTAAAGGAACAATGTGActtgataatgaaataaaataaaaatataggaaaaagcgttgtccttacaggaTGATGTTTATGAGAAACAAGAATCTTCagctgaaggccgatattactgaaaaggaTGAATTTACATAAAATCTGGATTCTAGATTAAATgagctatatttacatttaaattacgtgTAGGTCCAGAAActaatggaaggtggttgattgcaggccCACTGGAAATGCGCAGCTTGGAGACGACCCAGACCCCAGATATATAAATTTGCACAAACCagttatttaaatgcaagcgtCGTTTTCATGGGTTCCCAATATTTCTCTCACAATCAGCAtggtatttgtctgcaaagagatcgcattctagcatcagtactaatgTGGGGGACGTGCAAAACGTTACACAGTACTTGCTCAAAGCATTGCATAAATCTGACTCAGGGCTTCATAAACTGACTGGGAGCTTAATCTTATACAGGAAGGAATATTAATTTGCTTGAATGAACTAGGGagatgtttaatatcattactagcatcaaaaggggaattaatcacagcattgaaccaaaattaggGAGTGTAAAGCTAAACAAAGAAGGGGAAAGTCGCCCTGGAagtatgaaatgaaatacagacaagaggcaaaaacaaTTTACTGACTACACTAGAATtattctcacagtacctggaaatccttggtCTTGTTGTCTCCCCATCTGCTGATATGTTTGTGCACTATGGATGGCATAAGAGCAcgtgggatccccagaggaagcaggggagcaaaaagggggggaagtggagttTTTTGCAGGTGAGAGGCATCTGGCCTCTGAGAAAGTTCTGAGGCTTCTGAGGGCTTCCGAGAAAGAGCTGCTGTGGTCCCATCCTTTTAATATGTCGGCCTAGAGATGCTCCTCCCCCGTTCAGGACACCTGTGAAGATTAAATCTAGGCAGTAAATGGAAGTAGAGATCATTTAGGGGGAATAAACgctttcagttcagaggggcaactcgAAAATGTGTGCTATTATTTATAGAggaatattactttatttatagaGGAATATTACTTTCCCTTGGTTCTGGTTTAAAATCctgaacgaatatatatatatatatatatatatattatatatatatatatatatatatatatatatatatatatatatatatctaattatctatatatatatatatatatatatatatatatatatataatatattatatatatatatatatatatatatatatgtatatagtatatattcatagaattatatatagagctgatatatatatattatatataatatactatattatatatatattatatatatatagtatatagattataggATGTggaagataatatattatatatatataagatatagatatatagatgatataggatattagatatataataatatttttatatttatataaaaatataaatataattatattatatatatatagatatatataagatatagatatatataatatattattaatagtatatatatataatatatatatataataatatatatattataataatagtaatattaattagatattatatgtattatgaatatattatacagatattaatataatataattatatatatatatatatatattatatatacattataatattaatataataatataattcaaatatatattaaaatattatatatatatataagaaattatattaagaataaataataatattaattaactaATATGAGTATAacatcatcattatatataattataaataatatatatatataaatatattatatatatagatatatgaagatatataatataattatatataataatatatatatatacatattatatatatattataatatatatatatatatatcatattataattataatattatgtaatatatatataatataattatatatatatatataatatatatacatcttcataatatatatatataatataagtatatatatatatagtaatatatatatatatatatatatatttatatatatatatatatatatatatataagattatatatatctatatagatatatatatatgatatgtatatggatatatatatatatatataactagaatagatatagtatatatataatagagatatcatataagagtatatatactatataatacagatataatataattatatatatatatatatatctattatatatttatagataattatataatatatatagagagatatatatatatatattagaataataatatagattacataaataatatatgatatacatttcatatatatatataatatagaataatataataatatatatatatagtactataatatctattggaagactatatatataatagtatatatatatatatatatatatattatatatatatatatatatatacatatataatatatatatatatatattatatatatatatagtaatagatattagataatatatatatatatataaataagatatatatatatatatatctatatatatatgtatataatatatatatataatatatatatatatatatatattaatatatatataattatatataaatatataaatatatatatttgattgtatgtatattatatatatatatatatatatatattatatgtatatatatatatattatatatatatatataatatatattatcgatatatatatatatatatatatatatattttttttttttttttttttatataatagagagatatatacatatatatatatatatatatatatatatatatatagaatatataatttatatatatatataatatatatataaggatatatataaccatataccatatatatatagtatagatatatataatatatatatatatatatatatagatatatatatatatatgaagatgtaagtatattatatatatatatatatatataatatagtatattatatatatatatatatatatatatatatatatattaatattaagacACCACCTGCTGTTTTATAACATACGTAGATCCATAATGAGTAGTGACAATGAAAtcatcttgaaaacatttattctataattgttagaggaatattttgatttttcatacaaatagttatttatgatatatttcttaTCCCATTCAAAATATGatggcttactagcaaatatgtcattattcttttgtcaaagccaagattttgcctctaggcctaggtgtgttagatttctttactttacactaaGCATTCACATTTCTATATTAACattttctggccagaaattaaatgagaatatctacacattcttgcacttcaagttaccttatgaaagaataaattacacTCCAAAAACGAACAGACAAAactttaagaatataatgttttaaGTCAGTTGAAAAACAAGAGTTCCATtcgccttgatattaatattgatagatatttcgattaataaccaTCTCCGTATAGTCAGAATCACCATAAtcatttattcctcaaagaacacgTAAAcccaacaaataaattttttagtaatatattgcaactcagaaggcttagattttttaggcctataaataattttgcaacattCCAACATTGTATATACAGGTAcgagcagtttatatatatatatatatatatatatatatatatatatatatatatatatatatatatatatatatatatatatatatatatatatatatatatatatatatatgtgtgtgtgtgtgtgtgtgtgtgtgtgtttgtgtgtgtgtgtgtgtatgtgtgtgtcttcaGAACTGATGCTACACCATTGCATAGGTctttgttcaaaattcactaactggcaactatcATGATCCATATTTATCTGTCTTTCCAATacgaaaacacgattattgcatatAATACGGCCATAATATGttccatatatttcaaaactgcaaGAAagtgtcacgtgtagccaaatttcagataAAACATGAAATGTTTTCAAAACTTTTGTTCACTCATTAGTGAAACATTTGCCCAAAACAAAGTTATCATCAAACATCAGTTCaattgctaaataaaaaaaagcttaaaataatTCTCATAACATAaatattgcttccaaagcaaTTATAAAATTAAAGATTCTAATGGTTAAGCCATAATTTTTCAATGTTGCTGAGAAGGCGTTATCCTCCCAATGCCTTTTAAGTTCAAGTTTAGTCCAAGTAGGGAAGGGGTGAGAAGGAAGTGGGAATAGGGTGACatataaaagtgataaaaaacaacagatatttgtgtctaaaccatagttttctatgttgctgagatgaatagtgacactcctaatgcccttcaagtccaaattcagccgtGATAGGAAGGAGGTGTGGGTGGTATGAGAAGTGGGTGGGAAGTGGGGTGACATGTAATAGTAACCAAAGACAACATAgatattgtctaatccatagtttttcagGCCACTAAGAAGAATCCCTTTCACCAGTAAAAgatcaaccacgtcatatgacgtgttgcataAGTCATCCCACACAGGTTATCCACATCATATGATGttcttaactttttaaattttcgcgccttcatagcttattgctCCATCACCAACAAGAGGAAGACGTCGTCCATTTCTAAGAACAGCACAGAGGCGGGGAGGTATGGTTGTCAAGGGAGGTAGGTCTGGCCATGTCAGACATGTCAGCCCAGCTGATCCGGGGTGGCAATGGATTATTGGTGATAACTTTCAGCCTCACACCTTCGATTTTACTGAAAGTTTATCTGAAATACAGGTGgataattttgaagaaaatgctaATTTTGTGGAAGGATTCTATAATAGAACTGATTGAAGAGGAGTCAaatcattactttcattttattcaaaatgGTCATATATCGAGCGTACCCTCAAGGGAACCACAGTTGTATGACATCACAGTATCAAAGACGAGAAATTTCTTTGccttggttatgcttatgggtattgacAGGAAGGGCAATGGGATTGTTAGGTCACTGATCCTTTCCTGAATACGCCCATTTTTCCGAAAACAATGTCTGTGAATcgttttataaacattttacgTGAAATACATTCCTATGATAATCTTGAAGGATATCTTAGTAATGTAGTaagcaagacaaaaaaaattcgTGCAGTGTTTGATCATATAAGAAATAGAAGCAAAAAAGTGTTTTATCCCTTTCGTAATGTGGCCACAGATGAGATCCTTGTTTTATGGAGAGGTAATATATCATTTAGACAGTACATTGCCTCTAACCGTCACAGATTTAGATTGAAACTGTTCGTTTTATGTGACTGTCAAACTGGTTATGTTCAAGAACTTATACTGTACCTGGTGCTGAAACAGAAGTGACGCTCAACGAGACTTTGGGTTGTCTGGCGGTGTAGTGCTAACTCTTATAGACCCTTATCTTGACAAAACTCATGTATTGTTTGTCGATAAATGGTATAACTCTCCAGCCCTCTTTCAGTACCTGTGTTCCAAAAAGACAGGAGCCTGTGGTTGCGTAAAAAGACGACAAAAAAGCATTCCAAACGTCGCTCGTATTGTCCGCAGGGATGAAGTAACACACAAGCAAGCAGATAATATCCTTGCTGTTCAATGGGGAGACAAACGGGAAGCTTCCTTCCTCATAGTTCACAATCCTCTCATGATCCTAAGCCAGATTGTTGATCCGCAAACTCGTGAAAGAGTATCCAAACCTGACTGTGTCATTGATTATAACACTAATATACGTTTGATAAACAGGTCGGATGCAATGATATCTTCTACTGATTGAGCTCGTAAGACACTAAAATGGtataagaaactttttttttcttttttttacatgttgGATATGTTAGATATCACAATGTTGGCTGCGCAAAGACCCATAAAAAATGTTGCTGTCAGATTTCATAATTAAAGTGATACGCCAGCTGTTAGAAGATAATGCTGTTGAACGCCCCTCACCTCGTCGTCACTCTGCTGCTGTAGATCCAGCCTGACTTTCTGCAAGTCATTTCATTCGTACAGTGCCAGTGCCACCAGTATAAGACACTCACTCCCACTGCCGTGAATATGATGTTGTACTATATCTGGAACTATGCTTTGAAGAATATCATACTCTTATAAATTTGTAAAAGTGCTAGAAaaaaaggtataaatattgcttccaaagcaattataaaattaaatattcttatGTTTAAGCCATAATAAACTTGTTTCTAATTTCAATTTAGTAAGAGATATTTATACAAAAGAATCTTCGTATTAGTGGGAAACAAATGGTGGATTAAGAGACCTATAAAGGGAGGTGTGGAGGGTCAAGtaataaagagaggagagagagagagagagagagagagagagagagagagagagagagagagagagaaacaagtggAAATGTAAAACAACACCGCACGGATTATGTCGCAGCAGCCAGCTGTGGGATACAACCCTAATGCAAAATTCCGGTTTTGGACCTTTAAACGTTGGTTGTGTGCCTTTTAAgtgctattttctttcttttgggaCGGGACCATTTCTCATTGATTAAGCCAAAACAAATAATTTCGATCTTGTTGCGGGAGTAAACTTTGCTTACATGTGACCTCTGATgggttaagtccaagttcagctccaacagggaaggagtgagaaggggttggtgagggggtgac
Coding sequences within it:
- the LOC135211365 gene encoding uncharacterized protein LOC135211365 yields the protein MSSKPVITTGPHTCKRLFFPRIPLMPSDNQFLFQLRRRQFPINLAFSYTANKSQGQTLDHVGVFLPSPMFTHGQLYVAMSRATDSANLKLSCGQTDNIVYKEVL